One genomic region from bacterium encodes:
- a CDS encoding SpoIIE family protein phosphatase yields the protein MASPVLPVPKIKHFKGTGEERAYLLEKLKFTIGRSGENDLQTNDASVSRFHAEIIKEGNQFKLIDKQSKCGTFVNGERVQTHVLQHQDRILLGNDTQIVYLTHDDITRDSGPFRTGTPSMIQSVAGSDLKNVSHLLEVARLLSGTAPLHEILDMVLDAAIEITRAERGFLVLKDARGEPQVQRGRDKAKQSVAEESFQISTTVLKQVIESGEKVFLSDVQGPNKFALSESMLNLELRTIICLPLKQFGILDSSVNAHADQKVIGALYLDGKKATESFSKISQGILDSLATDATAVIENARLLRESREKERLELELATAQEIQATLLPRIKGSYGYFEAYAQNIPSRHISGDCYDLIKFPDGRYAAMIADVSGKGVSAAILCSMVQGLLFAEAMKHPSPADCLNSVNGYLVQRTAGNKFVTLFYATIAPSGEFQFVNAGHNPPYLVHLEGSIEELFSGGLIVGAFPFATYTHKTVFLRPGDLVCLFTDGVTEARNTKGDLLGDDELKALLLKNRHKPVAEIVEAIFQRTLDHAAGEPQSDDISVFMVRYVVTSAQDAETTLQPRSL from the coding sequence ATGGCATCTCCTGTTCTACCGGTTCCCAAAATCAAGCACTTTAAGGGCACGGGCGAGGAACGCGCCTACTTACTGGAGAAACTAAAATTTACAATCGGCCGCAGCGGTGAAAATGATCTCCAAACGAATGATGCTTCCGTTTCCCGCTTTCACGCAGAGATCATTAAAGAGGGGAACCAGTTCAAACTGATCGACAAGCAGAGCAAGTGTGGCACTTTTGTAAACGGAGAGCGCGTCCAAACGCACGTTTTGCAGCATCAGGACAGAATCCTACTTGGTAATGATACGCAGATAGTATATTTGACACACGACGATATTACGCGCGACTCAGGCCCCTTTCGCACAGGCACACCTTCCATGATTCAGTCTGTTGCCGGGAGCGACCTCAAAAACGTCTCACACTTACTGGAAGTCGCCCGGTTGCTCAGCGGAACGGCGCCGCTTCATGAAATCCTGGACATGGTTCTGGATGCCGCGATTGAAATTACTCGCGCAGAGCGAGGTTTTCTTGTTTTGAAAGATGCAAGGGGAGAACCGCAGGTGCAACGCGGGCGCGACAAAGCGAAGCAATCTGTTGCAGAAGAATCTTTCCAGATCAGTACAACGGTCCTCAAACAGGTTATTGAATCAGGTGAAAAAGTTTTTTTGTCCGATGTGCAGGGTCCGAACAAATTCGCTCTTTCGGAAAGCATGCTCAACCTGGAGCTGCGGACAATCATTTGCCTTCCGCTGAAGCAGTTCGGAATCCTGGATTCTTCCGTGAACGCGCACGCAGATCAGAAAGTGATAGGCGCATTGTATCTGGATGGCAAGAAGGCCACAGAGTCCTTTTCCAAAATCAGTCAGGGGATTCTGGATTCACTCGCAACGGATGCAACTGCAGTCATAGAGAACGCCCGTTTGCTTCGAGAATCCCGCGAAAAGGAGAGGCTGGAATTGGAACTTGCAACGGCGCAGGAAATCCAGGCAACTCTGCTCCCCCGCATCAAAGGGTCTTATGGCTACTTCGAAGCTTATGCACAGAACATTCCAAGCAGGCATATTAGCGGCGATTGCTACGATCTCATTAAATTTCCGGACGGTCGCTACGCTGCAATGATCGCTGATGTCTCCGGAAAAGGCGTTTCTGCAGCAATCCTTTGTTCGATGGTGCAGGGCCTGCTTTTCGCGGAAGCAATGAAGCATCCTTCCCCTGCAGATTGTTTAAACAGCGTGAACGGTTATCTGGTTCAAAGGACCGCGGGGAATAAATTTGTCACGTTATTCTATGCCACGATTGCTCCTTCTGGAGAATTTCAGTTCGTCAACGCCGGTCATAATCCTCCCTATCTGGTGCATCTGGAGGGATCCATTGAAGAACTCTTTTCCGGCGGTTTGATCGTGGGAGCTTTTCCGTTTGCAACTTATACGCACAAGACAGTTTTTCTCAGACCGGGTGATCTTGTTTGTCTGTTTACGGATGGTGTCACCGAAGCGCGTAACACTAAGGGAGATCTGCTAGGAGACGACGAATTAAAAGCATTGTTGTTGAAGAATCGCCACAAACCTGTGGCGGAAATCGTAGAGGCAATTTTCCAGAGAACCTTGGACCATGCCGCTGGTGAGCCCCAATCTGATGACATTTCGGTCTTCATGGTTCGTTACGTGGTCACATCCGCTCAGGATGCTGAAACAACTCTTCAACCTCGCTCATTATGA